One window of Erwinia aphidicola genomic DNA carries:
- the arnT gene encoding lipid IV(A) 4-amino-4-deoxy-L-arabinosyltransferase: MKYLRYALPLLFCYALYYLIPLELRALWQPDELRYAEISREMLASGNWSVPHFLGLRYFEKPIAGYWVNNLSQWVFGGSNFAVRFGSVVSITLSALLVYWLARRIGQQRGTALLAAVIFLTCFLVYAIGTYAVLDPMITLWLVAAMCSFWLAAEAGSSTRQKVLGWLLLGLACGMGFMTKGFLALAVPVVAIVPWAIWQRRFKELLLYGPLALVSAALISAPWAVSIARQQPDFWHYFFWVEHIQRFAEEDAQHKAPFWYYIPVLIAGTLPWLGLLPGALARAWRERNSHQGSLYLLCWVVMPLLFFSLAKGKLPTYILPCFAPLAILLAHHGVRLVSEGGRGLKANGIINLTFGALLMLTVLLVLAPWGLMHHPLYPYAELFKAQLATLAFLFWAVMGMITLLGGAKFWKLAALCPLMLALVVGAAIPDKVIYSKQPQPFIASLMPELAHSRFILANNVGMASALAWQLKRSDILLFDQPGELAYGVSYADSRQRLVTAVQFAQWLSEHRRQGEVSLVMKLSDDKRPTDDRIPQPDRSFQHGRMLYYLYLQQP, from the coding sequence ATGAAATATCTGCGTTATGCGCTGCCGCTACTGTTTTGCTATGCCTTGTATTATCTCATTCCATTAGAGCTGCGCGCGCTGTGGCAGCCCGATGAGCTGCGCTACGCGGAAATCAGCCGTGAAATGCTGGCCAGCGGTAACTGGAGCGTGCCGCACTTCCTTGGTTTGCGCTATTTCGAAAAACCGATAGCCGGGTACTGGGTCAACAATCTCAGTCAATGGGTATTTGGCGGCAGTAATTTTGCGGTGCGCTTTGGTTCGGTGGTATCCATCACGCTCAGCGCGCTGCTGGTCTACTGGCTGGCGCGGCGTATAGGGCAACAGCGCGGCACGGCCCTGCTGGCTGCGGTGATTTTTCTTACCTGTTTTCTGGTGTATGCCATTGGCACTTATGCGGTGCTTGACCCGATGATCACCCTGTGGCTGGTGGCAGCGATGTGCAGCTTTTGGCTGGCGGCGGAAGCAGGCAGCAGCACGCGGCAAAAGGTACTGGGTTGGCTGCTGCTCGGGCTCGCCTGCGGCATGGGTTTTATGACCAAAGGCTTTCTGGCGCTCGCAGTGCCGGTAGTGGCGATTGTGCCGTGGGCGATCTGGCAGCGGCGGTTTAAGGAGCTGCTGCTGTACGGGCCGCTGGCGCTGGTCAGTGCGGCACTGATCTCCGCACCCTGGGCAGTCAGCATTGCGCGCCAGCAGCCGGATTTCTGGCACTACTTCTTCTGGGTGGAGCATATTCAGCGCTTTGCCGAGGAGGATGCGCAGCATAAGGCACCGTTCTGGTACTACATTCCGGTGCTGATTGCCGGCACGCTGCCGTGGCTCGGGCTGCTGCCGGGGGCTTTAGCCCGGGCATGGCGCGAAAGAAACAGCCATCAGGGATCGCTCTATCTGCTGTGCTGGGTGGTGATGCCGCTGCTGTTTTTCAGTCTCGCCAAAGGGAAGCTGCCAACCTATATTCTGCCGTGCTTCGCGCCGCTGGCGATCCTGCTGGCGCACCACGGCGTGCGGCTGGTTTCCGAGGGGGGGCGCGGCCTGAAAGCCAATGGCATCATCAATCTGACGTTCGGCGCGCTGCTGATGCTGACGGTGCTGCTGGTGCTGGCGCCGTGGGGATTGATGCATCATCCGCTCTATCCTTATGCCGAACTGTTCAAGGCTCAGCTGGCCACGCTGGCGTTCCTGTTCTGGGCGGTGATGGGGATGATCACCCTGCTTGGCGGGGCGAAATTCTGGAAGCTGGCGGCGCTGTGCCCGCTGATGCTGGCACTGGTGGTCGGCGCGGCGATACCGGACAAGGTCATCTACTCCAAGCAGCCTCAGCCGTTTATTGCCAGCCTGATGCCTGAACTGGCGCACAGTCGCTTTATCCTGGCGAATAACGTTGGCATGGCCTCGGCGCTGGCGTGGCAGCTGAAGCGCAGCGATATTCTGCTCTTCGACCAGCCGGGCGAGCTGGCGTATGGGGTGAGCTATGCTGACAGTCGCCAGCGCCTGGTCACCGCAGTGCAGTTTGCCCAGTGGCTGAGTGAGCATCGTCGCCAGGGCGAGGTGTCGCTGGTGATGAAGCTGTCGGACGATAAAC